In Anaerolineales bacterium, one DNA window encodes the following:
- the sucC gene encoding ADP-forming succinate--CoA ligase subunit beta, which yields MKLHEYQSKTIFSKYGIPIPKGRVAATAQEAKQIAEELGGRVVIKAQVLVGGRGKAGGVKLAKDSTEAEQLATQILGMDIKGLPVRKVLVDEASAIDQEIYFSITNDRAAKKPVMIASSAGGVDIEEVAATDPDKIIKVHIDPLLGLREYQARDVAVAIDLPRDYWKDFVKVAMGLWDVYKNTDATLAEINPLVITKDKKLIALDGKMMIDDNALFRQPDLAEMRDTDEDAPAEIEARKYGLSYIKLDGDIGCMVNGAGLAMTSMDVIKLFGGEPANFLDVGGGADSKKVAAAMRIILTDSNVKAVLFNIFGGITRCDEVARGILTAMDEVKPKVPMVVRLVGTNAEEGRRLLENAKMITAETLADAAKKSVQAAKKGK from the coding sequence ATGAAACTCCACGAATATCAATCAAAAACAATTTTCTCGAAGTATGGCATCCCGATTCCGAAGGGCAGGGTTGCGGCTACCGCTCAGGAGGCAAAGCAGATCGCCGAAGAGCTGGGTGGCCGCGTTGTCATTAAAGCACAGGTATTGGTGGGTGGACGCGGAAAAGCAGGCGGTGTAAAGCTCGCCAAAGATTCCACGGAAGCCGAACAGCTTGCCACTCAAATCCTGGGCATGGATATCAAGGGACTGCCGGTCCGTAAAGTGCTTGTGGACGAAGCCTCCGCCATCGACCAGGAGATTTACTTCTCCATCACCAATGACCGCGCCGCGAAGAAACCCGTGATGATCGCATCCTCTGCAGGCGGCGTGGACATCGAAGAAGTGGCCGCAACAGACCCCGACAAGATCATCAAGGTTCACATTGACCCTCTGCTCGGTCTGCGCGAATACCAGGCACGTGACGTGGCTGTTGCCATCGACCTTCCCCGCGATTACTGGAAGGACTTTGTCAAAGTGGCGATGGGATTGTGGGACGTCTACAAAAACACCGATGCGACACTGGCAGAGATCAATCCGCTGGTGATCACCAAGGATAAAAAGCTGATCGCCCTCGACGGCAAGATGATGATCGACGATAACGCCCTCTTCCGCCAGCCCGACCTCGCGGAAATGCGTGATACGGACGAAGATGCGCCGGCTGAGATCGAAGCCCGCAAGTACGGGCTTTCCTATATCAAACTCGACGGGGACATCGGCTGCATGGTCAACGGCGCAGGGCTTGCCATGACCAGCATGGACGTGATCAAACTCTTTGGGGGCGAGCCTGCCAACTTCCTGGACGTGGGAGGCGGCGCAGACTCGAAGAAGGTCGCCGCGGCAATGCGCATCATCCTCACCGACTCGAATGTCAAAGCCGTGCTTTTCAACATTTTCGGCGGCATTACCCGATGTGATGAAGTCGCAAGAGGCATCCTCACCGCCATGGATGAGGTCAAACCGAAAGTTCCGATGGTCGTCCGCCTCGTCGGCACAAATGCCGAAGAAGGACGCCGCCTGCTCGAAAATGCAAAAATGATCACCGCAGAAACCCTCGCCGACGCGGCGAAGAAATCTGTCCAGGCCGCGAAGAAAGGGAAATAA
- a CDS encoding toll/interleukin-1 receptor domain-containing protein produces the protein MKVWWDFEGLKGGQDWQKEIERGIKQCDFFLVVLTPDAATSEWVGNEITYASNAQKTIIPLHLKKCEIPIGLIKKQYIDFEKQTQKPRSRNRSRF, from the coding sequence ATGAAAGTCTGGTGGGATTTCGAGGGGCTCAAAGGCGGACAGGACTGGCAAAAAGAGATCGAACGCGGCATCAAGCAATGCGACTTCTTCCTCGTCGTTCTTACGCCTGACGCAGCTACGTCCGAGTGGGTTGGGAATGAAATCACCTATGCCAGCAACGCGCAGAAAACGATCATCCCGCTGCATTTGAAAAAATGCGAGATTCCCATTGGTCTCATTAAGAAGCAATATATTGATTTCGAGAAGCAGACGCAAAAACCGCGATCAAGGAACCGTTCCAGATTTTAA
- the acpP gene encoding acyl carrier protein, whose amino-acid sequence MSETYTELKAIVKDLLGVDEQKITMEARFREDLEADSLDLVELIMAFEDKFGAEISDEDAQKITTVGEAVNYIEARKK is encoded by the coding sequence ATGTCCGAAACCTATACTGAACTTAAAGCGATTGTCAAGGATCTGCTCGGCGTGGATGAGCAGAAGATCACTATGGAAGCGCGCTTCCGTGAGGACCTTGAAGCTGATTCGCTGGATCTCGTGGAATTGATCATGGCTTTTGAAGATAAATTTGGAGCCGAGATTTCCGACGAAGATGCCCAGAAGATCACCACGGTTGGCGAGGCGGTTAACTATATTGAAGCCCGCAAGAAGTAA
- the sucD gene encoding succinate--CoA ligase subunit alpha — MSILVDKNTRLIVQGITGNEGLFHTTQMAAYGTNIVGGVTPGKGGEWVLEKIPVFDSVKTARDATDANATIIFVPARFAPDAMFEAADAGIPLIICITEGVAVQDMMRVRNYLDQRKVRLIGPNCPGLLTPGEAKVGIIPGDIAIPGSVGVVSRSGTLTYEVLYAMKLLGMGASTCVGIGGDPVNGTNFLDVLEMFEHDPKTEKVIMIGEIGGNEEEKAADYIAAKMTKPVASFIAGQTAPPGKRMGHAGAIIEGGAGTAADKIKALEAAGVKVAKHPEEIPTLL, encoded by the coding sequence ATGAGCATCCTTGTTGATAAAAACACCCGCCTCATTGTTCAGGGCATTACCGGCAATGAAGGCTTGTTTCACACCACGCAAATGGCCGCCTATGGCACGAACATCGTGGGCGGCGTGACGCCCGGCAAGGGCGGTGAATGGGTGCTGGAAAAGATCCCCGTCTTTGACTCGGTCAAGACCGCCCGGGACGCAACGGACGCAAACGCCACGATCATTTTCGTCCCGGCCCGCTTCGCGCCGGACGCCATGTTCGAAGCCGCCGACGCAGGCATTCCCCTCATCATTTGCATCACCGAAGGCGTCGCCGTGCAAGACATGATGCGTGTGCGCAACTACCTCGACCAGAGAAAAGTCCGCCTGATCGGACCGAATTGCCCGGGCCTGCTAACGCCCGGCGAAGCGAAAGTCGGCATCATCCCCGGTGATATTGCCATCCCGGGCAGCGTGGGTGTCGTCTCCCGCTCCGGCACGCTGACCTACGAAGTGCTGTACGCCATGAAACTACTCGGCATGGGCGCATCCACCTGCGTCGGCATTGGCGGCGACCCGGTCAATGGGACGAATTTCCTCGATGTGCTGGAAATGTTCGAGCACGACCCCAAGACCGAAAAGGTCATCATGATCGGTGAGATCGGCGGCAACGAAGAGGAAAAAGCCGCGGATTATATCGCTGCCAAAATGACCAAGCCGGTTGCATCCTTCATTGCCGGGCAGACCGCTCCTCCCGGCAAACGCATGGGGCACGCAGGCGCGATCATCGAAGGCGGCGCGGGCACAGCGGCAGACAAGATCAAAGCCCTCGAAGCCGCAGGCGTGAAGGTCGCAAAACATCCGGAAGAAATCCCCACCTTGCTCTAG
- the fni gene encoding type 2 isopentenyl-diphosphate Delta-isomerase, translated as MTKVAPIDQRKADHIKINLEQDVRSALTSGLEKFHFSHEALPELDLNHLDTTVNLFGRALASPTLISSMTGGTPEAETINVRLAEAAQECGIAMGVGSQRAAIEHPEQARTFQVRRVAPDILLFANLGAVQFNYGYGIDHCRRAVDMIQADALYLHLNPLQEAVQDGGDTNWMGIAMKIEDVCKKLEVPVIAKEVGWGISEKTAKLLADCGVQAIDVAGAGGTSWSQVEMHRAPDEFTRQLAATFVGWGIPTADSILNVKKAVPDMTIFASGGIKDGLDIAKCIALGATLGGMAGQFLKAAAVSTEKAVELMKLTKRQIEVTMFACGVETLEGLVQSLVEG; from the coding sequence ATGACAAAAGTTGCGCCGATAGACCAGCGAAAAGCCGACCACATTAAAATCAACTTAGAGCAGGATGTGCGTTCTGCCCTGACCAGCGGCCTGGAAAAATTTCATTTCTCCCACGAGGCCCTGCCCGAATTGGATTTGAACCACCTCGACACGACCGTCAACCTGTTCGGCAGGGCCCTGGCATCTCCCACCCTGATCAGCTCGATGACCGGCGGTACACCCGAAGCCGAGACGATAAATGTACGTCTCGCCGAAGCTGCGCAGGAGTGCGGCATCGCCATGGGCGTCGGATCTCAGCGCGCCGCCATCGAGCATCCTGAACAGGCGAGAACCTTTCAAGTGCGGAGGGTCGCGCCCGACATTTTATTATTCGCAAATCTCGGAGCAGTACAATTCAACTACGGCTATGGCATTGACCATTGCCGCCGGGCCGTGGACATGATCCAGGCTGATGCGCTCTACCTGCATTTGAATCCCTTGCAGGAAGCCGTCCAGGACGGGGGCGACACGAACTGGATGGGCATTGCAATGAAGATCGAAGACGTGTGCAAGAAACTCGAAGTGCCTGTCATCGCAAAAGAAGTCGGCTGGGGCATCTCCGAAAAAACAGCCAAACTGTTAGCCGATTGCGGTGTGCAAGCGATTGACGTGGCAGGCGCGGGCGGGACCAGCTGGTCGCAGGTCGAAATGCACCGCGCGCCCGACGAATTCACCCGTCAACTCGCCGCCACATTCGTTGGCTGGGGCATACCAACTGCAGACTCGATTTTGAACGTGAAGAAAGCCGTCCCCGATATGACGATTTTCGCCAGCGGCGGCATCAAAGACGGACTCGACATCGCCAAATGCATCGCCCTTGGCGCGACCCTCGGCGGCATGGCAGGTCAATTCCTCAAAGCCGCGGCAGTTTCGACAGAAAAAGCCGTTGAGCTAATGAAGCTGACCAAACGCCAGATCGAAGTCACCATGTTTGCGTGTGGAGTTGAAACGTTGGAAGGGCTTGTCCAGAGCCTGGTCGAAGGATGA
- a CDS encoding toll/interleukin-1 receptor domain-containing protein yields the protein MATLQRYIQNRLTLCHQDLSRIEEIYKSIEKSIEHAELSAIRMEFDAIHKTIAKIEATEKVPLPNYPNADPIDPAFLLQLERDSFPTSIDGKIVDINVRELLNGIRPSKNQAVKVFISYSHQDKSFAKKLAGELERQGMKVKVKA from the coding sequence ATGGCAACACTACAAAGGTATATACAAAATAGGTTGACTTTGTGCCATCAAGACCTTTCTAGAATTGAAGAAATCTATAAATCGATTGAGAAGTCGATTGAACACGCCGAGTTGTCTGCCATTCGCATGGAGTTCGACGCCATTCACAAAACCATCGCCAAGATAGAGGCAACGGAAAAAGTACCACTTCCAAATTACCCGAATGCTGATCCCATTGATCCCGCTTTTCTCTTGCAACTCGAACGCGACTCCTTCCCCACTAGCATTGACGGCAAGATCGTGGATATCAACGTGCGCGAATTATTGAACGGGATTCGTCCATCCAAGAACCAAGCTGTGAAGGTGTTCATCAGTTATTCCCATCAAGACAAATCCTTCGCCAAAAAACTCGCAGGTGAACTGGAACGTCAAGGCATGAAAGTAAAAGTCAAGGCATGA